The Candidatus Manganitrophaceae bacterium genome includes a window with the following:
- a CDS encoding class I SAM-dependent methyltransferase translates to MMKTSWTLPKNDPWSTPFAEGLLSQLQLSLGLSLLDVACGGAGIPVFYLADQIGPKGHVLGIDISPMQIRYAQARKGEALPWLEFACMDVCKLPPSLPSFDRITGNLSFMFFRPNRFEALHTPLSVITQYVSA, encoded by the coding sequence ATGATGAAGACCTCATGGACACTTCCAAAAAACGATCCTTGGTCCACCCCCTTTGCTGAGGGCCTCCTGTCGCAGCTTCAGTTGAGTCTCGGCCTCAGCCTGCTTGATGTGGCCTGTGGGGGTGCAGGAATTCCGGTCTTTTATCTGGCAGATCAAATCGGGCCAAAGGGCCACGTCCTCGGAATTGATATCAGCCCCATGCAGATTCGATACGCTCAAGCGAGGAAAGGCGAAGCCCTTCCCTGGCTTGAATTCGCCTGCATGGATGTGTGTAAACTGCCGCCCTCCCTTCCCTCTTTTGATCGCATTACCGGAAATCTAAGCTTCATGTTTTTTCGACCCAATCGTTTTGAAGCCCTCCATACACCACTTTCAGTTATAACTCAATATGTCAGCGCATGA